GCGCCAGAGCCAGgtctgcagctccttcagcagCCAGAAATCATCCATCTTCTTCAGGAAGTCATTGGGGGCCGCGGGCGCaccggggggcgcggggggcccggcggggccggcgggcaGCGGGTAGCCCAGCGAGGACATAACGCCGCCGATGCTGAGCACCAGCCCCTGGAGGCTGGCACAGAAGTGGGCGAGGCGGTGGCGCAGCTCGGCCGTGCCCACCTGCCCGTCCAGCACGCGCAGGTAGCAGAGCAGGCGGCTGTAAGCCCGGTAGTTGGCGGCCAGGCGGGCGTTGTCCGTCAGGCCCCGCCACAGGTCCAGGTCCACGGTGGCGCTGGGCACCCGCTCGGCACGTGCCAGCCGCGGGGGGTTGAAGTCGGGCTCATTGAAGGGGGGTCCCAGGTAGTTCAGCTGGAAGGGAAAGGGGGTGCCAGGGGTCATGTCTCCATGTCCACCCCGTCCCCAGCCTGCACATCCCCCGTGCCCCCAGTTCAAacacatcccagctctcccttcTCTTGTCACGTCCCCCTGCACTCTGCCCGAGCCGGACATTGCCAGCACAGCCCGGGC
This window of the Anomalospiza imberbis isolate Cuckoo-Finch-1a 21T00152 chromosome 6, ASM3175350v1, whole genome shotgun sequence genome carries:
- the CLCF1 gene encoding cardiotrophin-like cytokine factor 1 isoform X1; protein product: MGAAVPGRCAGPLPARPGTPEHAPSAPAPRPSRMELRAGDSWGIFTFLCAALCNLPALPALNCSEELGAGQSIQQTYDLTRYLEHQLRTLAGTYLNYLGPPFNEPDFNPPRLARAERVPSATVDLDLWRGLTDNARLAANYRAYSRLLCYLRVLDGQVGTAELRHRLAHFCASLQGLVLSIGGVMSSLGYPLPAGPAGPPAPPGAPAAPNDFLKKMDDFWLLKELQTWLWRSAKDFNRLKKKVPPAVVTLRLEARGF
- the CLCF1 gene encoding cardiotrophin-like cytokine factor 1 isoform X2, which translates into the protein MLNVTGELSGDSWGIFTFLCAALCNLPALPALNCSEELGAGQSIQQTYDLTRYLEHQLRTLAGTYLNYLGPPFNEPDFNPPRLARAERVPSATVDLDLWRGLTDNARLAANYRAYSRLLCYLRVLDGQVGTAELRHRLAHFCASLQGLVLSIGGVMSSLGYPLPAGPAGPPAPPGAPAAPNDFLKKMDDFWLLKELQTWLWRSAKDFNRLKKKVPPAVVTLRLEARGF